The following are encoded together in the Gilvimarinus sp. DA14 genome:
- the tpiA gene encoding triose-phosphate isomerase, whose protein sequence is MKKRAPLVVANWKLNGGTDLICTSVASFLTKSFKAEIGIAPPYVYISDMVSFLRNSKIMVGSQNVSKFASGAFTGETSAQMLKEVGCGFCLIGHSERRQVFLENDASCHTKIERALTAGLMPILCVGENNQQHELGLTHDILYRQLHQALPGLELKGKRLCIAYEPVWAIGTGKAATAEQVQQVHEYIHQELIEILGAESADQVQILYGGSVKKDNAAELLAMPNVDGLLVGGASLDPEHFTQICSIANDVAPSE, encoded by the coding sequence ATGAAAAAACGCGCGCCGCTTGTGGTAGCAAACTGGAAACTAAACGGCGGTACGGATCTTATCTGTACCTCGGTGGCTTCTTTTCTGACAAAAAGCTTCAAGGCTGAAATTGGCATTGCTCCGCCCTATGTCTATATCAGCGATATGGTCAGCTTTTTGCGCAACTCCAAAATCATGGTGGGTAGTCAGAATGTCAGTAAGTTTGCCTCCGGAGCTTTTACCGGTGAGACCTCGGCGCAAATGCTCAAAGAGGTGGGCTGCGGCTTCTGTTTAATTGGTCATTCCGAACGCCGCCAGGTATTTTTGGAAAATGATGCTTCCTGCCACACTAAAATCGAACGCGCGCTCACCGCGGGATTAATGCCCATTCTGTGCGTGGGAGAAAACAATCAGCAGCACGAGCTGGGGCTGACCCATGATATTCTTTACCGCCAGTTGCATCAGGCGCTGCCTGGGTTGGAATTAAAAGGTAAACGTCTGTGTATCGCCTATGAGCCGGTGTGGGCGATTGGCACCGGCAAGGCGGCGACCGCCGAGCAGGTGCAACAGGTGCACGAGTATATTCACCAGGAGTTGATCGAAATTCTCGGCGCTGAGTCTGCCGATCAAGTGCAAATTCTTTACGGCGGCAGCGTGAAAAAAGATAATGCCGCTGAACTGTTGGCCATGCCCAATGTGGATGGCCTGCTGGTGGGTGGCGCCAGCCTGGACCCGGAACACTTTACTCAAATCTGTTCGATCGCTAATGATGTGGCGCCCAGCGAGTAA